The sequence ctgccatataccacaaccatatatccaccaccaatccgagttcttctcatattaggtttgttcttgagatcaatctaaattccgagtcgtgtttccttgcctgcgtaggtctcagaaaaaaaaaagtctggagacccccgggcagtttaggccaaaattttcacgggcaaaattttttttccctatcctatttttaggcgtttctgagtcttttgagccacgtgccatcatagtgattttttgtcgcactttttcatcgtcgctgccctgatttccgaaaaaaaagtgaaaaaaaaatttcgtgcccatcctatcagtttgacgagggaagagttttgagacactcgccattatagtgatttttcgcaaaaaaaaagagcacaaaaaaaggagcgcaaaaaaaagagcgaaaaaaaaagttctagagtgtgcttttcccttatttacgtgcagcgccgtgattttgttagtgttctaggctcgcgtctctagcatggtctagcctaggaccagcacagtaccgtcgttgagcgtttattcaactttgcatctctgaattgattattgctgaccctttttgctaccatactataagccttcccagctccacatacatctacgtcgtgcgtttgactctccctggcaatcgctctatccaagcttttgagagtttttgactacaacggttgccgatcaccgcctgctgctgggtaagaactggtaagaatttgagatttgcttgacggatttgtgacacccgccaccaccaccacttgttagtagtctgtaggatcatattcttgtgtgtttctattgctgctaaccatgtcaggatcacaagccgacgagactgactgggagaacttgacgaacaaggagcttcatgatacgtttcagcaaatgatgaatggacagttgcaagatgtgataaacagatttgaagaggccatggagaagatagatggcatggagaagacgtttgaaacaaagctcgataacaagtttgctgaattgctttcgcgttttccaccaccaccaccggctgctcctgccgcacctctgcaacaacagcaacaacaccgactacctccacgtcgggaaacagccctccgccgagcgagccgtgtccctcttcagtcgagccaaactgctggtgctgctgttgatacttctgtggctcctactgctgatgtggaggaggatgcttatgtgggagattatgaggatgaggttgatcaaaatcagaactacgtgccaccaacagcacagcaaccaccaggtcgtccacatgcaaataatggcaatggtagggctcaccctcaggtacgagatcatgaccatctccctaaactaaaattgaatattccaccatttgagggtagatatgttcctgatatatatcttacttgggagttagaaactgaacaacgatttacatgtttacaatatcccgaggagagacgtgttcctgctgctgtttgtgctttcactagttttgcatgtgtttggtggtctgagcattgtagattatatcctattccggctacttgggctgctttgaaaactattatgcgtactcgttgggttccaccatattatcaacgtgaattacttcaaaaattgcagcgcttaagacagggaaaaaattctgtagaagaatattatcaggaattacaaactggcatgattagatgtggtattgttgaggagaatgaagctatgcttgcacgttttatgggtggattaaatagagagattcagacgattctagagtataaggagtatactaatatcactcgtttattccatcttgcttgtaaagctgaacgtgaagtgcaggatcgacaggcattggcgcggactaacttttctgcaggtcgaccttcatcatggacaccacgtgtatcatctacttccacacgttctgctacaccggcgcctccatcggctaccacctccaaccgtgatacaataaagcaggcacaatcaccactatctgccaagagcacaccttctgggcctgcaaagagctcttcttcatccatggcatcaacagggcaaacacatgatattatttgtcgacgttgcaagggtggaggtcattatgcgagagaatgcccatctaagcgtgtgatgattgttactgaggatggtgggtatgagtccgctagtgactatgatgaggagactttggctcttattacacgtgacgaacacggtggagacgattctgatcatgagacgcaatacatggctcttGAAGATGCTggcaggtatgaatgtttagttgctcaacgtgttttgagtgtgcaggttacacaagctgagcaaaatcagaaggatgaacattgggcATACAAAGACGAGAGTTGTAGGCATGCGCaaggatcaagaacggagttacaagtgatgatttcaggactttgaagccgccataaggagtgcatgaagccttggacgaaatatacaagatgccacttcataatattcgtccataggctattctaggtgctgcgtcaccttattaatgggccccatgtaatttcgaaatacttaagtataggctatttttagagtccgtatgtgtggggaaacaagagttagggttggtttcggaccccaccctcaagggccacgaaattcccccctcttcctccatatatacagcccttagggcgtcgtttagactttgggttttgtttagattaaaagttcgccatagctgcaacttcgcgtacttcgtttgtgtccaacgaccagaccaagacgtcacagaaccccaccttgatcaataaagccttcatcttatattcgcaatatcccgattgcaatctcagtttcttgcttgttcttcgtttgctcgcaggaaacagaccctcgtggtcaggttgatcgtgctccggcgtggtcactaaccctcggaagttggtttagcgattgctaaggcgcgacgtctcgcacgttcgtagtcggatcgtcaaggtcgactcccagagaaaacgatagccaccatctcatcgaaacatcgggacaccttagcctctatcaacaACCACCACAAGCTACCCCATCAACAGATCGAGGTCTTCCTTGGCTCCCCTAACTATGTAGAACCCATTCACGATGCTAAATCCGCAAAAAAAACCGGCTTATTTTGGTGTAGATATTGGAGGCATTTCGGGCCTGTTCTGATCTCCTCCCAACTCCACGAACTCCACGATTCTAGCTTCCCATCTCAGCTTCTCACTCCACGCAGCGAGAGAACTCCGTTCGGCTCCGATCGCTAGCTTCTCCCATCGCTACTATGGGCTGGCAGCATGGGTGGCCCGCCTTAGCACCCTAATGGGCCGGTTGGAGGCAGCCCAGCTTGGCTTTCCAGCGAAAGAAGGAGCACAAAGTATCGATTCGATCCAGCGATATGTTCCACGAGCGTACCGGTTCGATGTGCCATCAATTGGCGGTGGCAGTTGTACGTAATTTGAGCGAACTTCTCCTTAATCCGTGGAGCTGGACTTTTGGTGCTTCACGTTTTTACACTAGCGATTGGCCGGGCTTCTCGCTTCTAGCTTCTTGGCCCAAACTCGTTCGGCTCAGCTCCACTCCAGAAATTTGTGAAGCTTGGAGCTGGAGAGCCTCCGAACACGCCCTTCGTGTAAGAGGAGAAAGAAAGAACAGAGAGTTGTTGTGCGTGTGGGAGAAGGAGGAGAAAGGAGGAAGAAGCCAGCCGGTGTAGGGTCCACACCATGTCGGGCAGTAGCTGGCCTATCGGTCGACAGCAGGCTGACAGGGGCGCCCCGTGAGCCAGCCAATGGTCGGCCTGCACGTGGCCGACGGCAGCCTGGTCGACTGGTGGTTGTCTAGGCCCAGTCAACCTGCTGGGGTGACTAGGCCCAAATCGGCCCGCAGCGGGCCAATTGTGTATTATTTTTGAAGTTAATATATTGGcataatatttatgaaaattaataaaaaaatatTATTAAAAATAATCAAAATAATGAAGGTGTTTGAACCATGTTACTTCGTGCCATACGTGTGGcacttagggcatctccaacagttTGTATGTTAACTTGTTGGTAAaatatgccatgtcatcaaccaacACCTTAACATACAACAACTTTAATGGGTTGTAAGTAATTTGCCCAATAGGATGTGAAATAATAAATAAGGTGCTCTCTCATTCTACATTGGAGCTTGTGCAAAGAGTGTTGGTTCATGTACATACAACCTTTCTCTCTTCCCTCATTTATTATATGACACATCATCAAAAATCCTATGTGACAAAATCTACCAACAACTATCTTACAAtcattggagatgcccttatcATCTCGGTAAAAATATAATCTAATAGCTACCCCTACACAGTATCCAACGGCATGATAccaaaagaaaaatataatctaATAGCTACCCCTACACAGTATCCAACGGCATGATACCAAAACGAACATAAAAACGTCGCCACGACAGTAAAATCTTTCGTATTCTTCAATACCATATGTAACTAACAGTAATCTTTAGTCAATAATCTTCCTTAAATCATTCAGTCAAAATTAACATCAGAGAAAGCATCTCGTCACAGCAAAGCACAACATATGCCACACGTGGGGATCAGAAGCCACTCAAAAATACTATCACTGTCATACTTCCCAGATGCAATATTCGTAATCGAGGAGTTCACTAAATTTTACATTTATACCACCTCACAATTTTTTTTGAGAAAGTCATTCTTCTGGCATCCCCTATTTTACCTTTGTACCCCACTTGCAATGAATTCAATCAAATAAAAATATACACGTATTGAACATTGGAACTTTATGGAAGAACTACTTTTCCTGCTCCAGTTTAGTGCACCATTTTCAGACGCTCTACAAGTGCAACAGTAGAGGTGGACTACAGGGACTGAACAATCGGTTGGTCCGCAAAAGGGCCATATAACCAACCCCTGGCGATATGACCATAAGCAGCCTCCGTCAAGTGAATACCGTCCCAGCTCCAATGGGTCGATGGATCAGCGCAAGCAGTGGCACCAGGCTCCCCACATTTGGCTGTGACATTGAAGTTGTAAACGGCTTTGGCAACAGACCCAGGAGACCCACAACATGCCCTAGGTAACTGCTTGTAAAATCCTGAATTGCAAAGTGGAAATGGTTAGGCCCTGCATTGTGCCATTATCATCAACAACTGAGCGTCTGCATACTTTCTAGTAGTTGAGACAGAAACCCCAAGACACTGAAATGGAAATTCTAGAGGATGAGTACAAGTTATCTAGTTATCACAGGGACATGTATCAAGAAACTGCACCACCAACCAATCCTCTAAACTAATAAAGATACAAGCATCTTTTCAGGAAAAAAATACAAGCATAAAGCATAACAAAGTTAACTGCCAACAAGTTGAGCAAGCAACAGATGGAAGCGACGATGGACCACCAAAAAAGATGGATCAGCTATGCAATTCATAGATGTTTCTACCGTGTTTATTCCGGTGATCTAAGATTTGTGTGAGGACCACAATCCTGAGGATAAGGTACCGGAGAGTCATGTAACTCAGAAGGTCCGTCGCACCCGCACTAAGAAGCAATGTGATCGTTCTGCGGTGTGTCGCAGTAGCCGTTAAAAGGTCAAAAGAAAAAAGATATTCATGACGAATGAGAGGtatcttttggaatagcagaggtcttcAGGACTTGGCTAAAAGACGGTTTTTCGGATACTTCTAGAGAATAGACTTTGGACTTCACCACTCTGGTGATTGGTCGTTCGAATTTTGCCACGCCTTTTTTGGACTTGATATGTGGTGGTGTTGATTTTTCGTGGTTTTATTACCTCCGAGGGGAAGGTCTAGGGGCATTTTGTTAGGTGCGAATAATACTAACTTGAGGTTCTGAATATGGAGGTTGGTGACTTTGTGGTCAAGTTTCATGTTCACTCAAGAAGTAATGGCTTCTCATGGGCTCTTGTGGCTGTTTATGGGGCAACACCTTTCCGCAAAAGGAAGTTTTTGAGGTCATGTCTCATATTGAGCGTAATAAAGCATTGGGGTTCCCCGCCGAGTTCTATTAGAGATGTTTGGGGATCATTAAGGGTGATCTTCTTCCAATGTTTGAGGACTTACACAATGATGATCTTTCATTATTTCGTCTCAACTTTGGAATTATCACGCCTTTACCCAAGAAAGTGGATGTTGTTCGGATTGAGCAATTTAGACCATATGCTTGCAGAACGTTAGTTTTAAAATCTTCACAAAGGTGGGCACTAATAGATTTTCTACTATTGCTCATACGGTCGTGCAACCAACGCAGATTGCCTTTATGACTGGTCCCAATATTCTTGAGGGAGTGGTTGTCCTTCATGAGACGATCCATGAGCTCCACACTAAGAAACTCGATGGAGTTATCTTTAAGATGGACTCTGATAAGGCCTATGACAAAGTAAAGTGATATTCTTGAGGGAGTAGTTGTCCTTCATCAGACAATCCATGAGCTCTGCACTAAGAAACTCGATGGAGTTATCTTTAAGGTGGACTTTGGAAAGGCCTACGACAAAGTGGTATATTCTTCAACAAGCCCTTCGCATTAAAGGTTTTACGTCTCAATGGAGGCAACAAGTGGCTTCTTACGTTCATGGCGGGAGTGTTGCGGTCAAGGTGAATGATGACATTGATCATTATTTCCAGACCCAAAAGGGATTGAGGCAAGGTAACCCCATGTCTCCAATTTTATTTAATATTGTGGTGGACATGTTGGCTATTCTCATAGCAAGGGCTGAAGAGTATGATCAGCTTGGGTGGGGGCCTTATTCCGCATCTGGTTGATGGATGTGTGTATATCCTCCAGAATGCGGATGACACGGTCATTTTTATGGAACATAACCTTCAAAAGGTGATTAATATGAAGTTGATCTAGTGTGTTTTCAAATAACTTTCGGGTCTCAAAATCAATTTCCACAAAAGAGAGCTCTTCTATTTTGGTAAGGCCAAGAGGAGAGTTAGTACATGCAACTGTTTGGCTGTGAGTATGTACCTCAGGATTCTTGTTCATTACCGTAAGCTCACCAACAAGGAATGGAAAATTAGTGAAGACCGCTTTGAAAAGATGCTCGGCAGGCTGAAGAGTAAGCTTTTGTGATATGGAGGGAGACTTACCCTCAATAACACTGCCCTTTCTAGTCTACCGATGTTCGTGCTATGGTTTTTGAAATACCCAAAGGGGTGTTGAAAAGGCTAGACTTTTATCGATCTAGGTTCTTCTCACAATGCAAGGAGCAGAAACGGAAGTACAAACTTGCTAAATGGTACATTCTGTGTAGGCCTAAGGATCAAGGTTGATTGGGCATTGAAACCCACTAACTCAAAACCAATTGCTTACTCAGCAAATGGTTGTATAAGCTAGTTAAGAGGAAGGTGTTTGGCAAGAGTAGTTGCATAACAAATACCTGAATTCCAAAACATCACCCCAAGAAGATGCTAAGCCTACTAATTCACCGTTTTGGAGGGGGTTGATGAAGGTCAAGTCATCCTCTTTCAAGAGAGGTTCCTTTAAGGTTGGTGACGGCCAATTGACGAGTTTTGGGGAAGACGGATGGTTGGATGACACTCCATTAGCTCTACAATAATCGACCCTGTATAGTATTGTGTTCAGAAAAGAAGATTCGGCGGCTTCTATTCTTGGGGAATTCTGGACCTATTTTTTGCAGAAAATATATTTGGAAAACGTTCCAAGATCAAAGTTGCAATGTCGTTTTTGCACAGGACGGTAGTTCTTACCAAAGATAACCTTGCTAAGCATAACTGGCATGGTAGAAAAGAAAATCTTGTTTTTGTGATCAGGAgacaattcatcatttatttttGTCATGGATGTTTACTAACGTTATCTGGTGCACCAACTAGTATTCCAAATTTGTTTGGAAACTGGTTGGGTAGTTTTCACCATAAGCTGAAGGGCCAAAATTCGTGTGGGAGTTTGTGTCATTCTCAAGGCAATATGGAATTGCCAGAgtgattgtgtgtgtgtgttttaaCAGATCGTCTACTCCTAATTTCTTGCACATTATCTACAGGGCTACGGCTTCAATCCGTATGTGGTCATCACTGCAGCATGTGGATGCATGTGCGCTTATGCGGCCAGAGATAAGGACTAGTATGTGACAAACTGTACTTGGTACACACCTTTTCCATTGTGAAATactcccataatataagagcgttttttacactacactagtgtaaaaaacactcttatattatgggacggagggagtacctatCGTAACAACATTGGGGGAAACTATACACAGTTAAAAAAGTGACGTTGTAATAATAGAAAACATGTGTTTGCAGTTCATGGAGTACATATGTGTTTTGAGTTAAAGTTGCAAGGATATTACAGTGGCTTGTACAACCCATAAACAACATTGTAAAAGACTAGATGTAAAAATGACTCCCTTAATCTAGGTGACAGTATGGCAGGTAGTATAAGTTCTGATTGGAGTACATAATGGAACCGTCCTAACTATTAGCCCGACATGACCACCTAAACCAGAAAACTAGCAATTGGGTAAGCTCTGTAGTAGTACTAACCGAAGTGATAGCTAGTACCCTTTTACAGACTAGATAAATGATCCTAGAGCATGGGATTAGTAACCTTGCTTCTAATATACTCTAAACATGAGTAAGGTGCTTTGTGGCTGCAAGTTGTGTTCACCATTTTTGTCTTATGCTATGTGCTCCAATCTACTATAGAAGGCTAAAGAACTTCTTGCTCTCTGCCCGGATCTGAACTATCTAATTTTATATATTGTGTGCCTTTCAAGGCGAATGGAGGGAAATCGCTGACTGGGTAACAGTTGACTTTACACCATAAAGAGAAAAGCACATGCACACTAAGATCCATCTGCGGTAATTACATCACTAAGAACAAACAACAGAACTCTTAGCTAAGGAAAGCCAATTTCAGTAGTGTTGTATCTGTTAAGCAAGGATATGAATATATGCATACAACCAATTTGCAAATCACTGAATTCCAATGCTTCCGGAGTTAGCTATGGCAAAAGTTAACAGTTCAGTGTTTGAGAACTAACCAAACTTCTCAGGTTGAAGAATGAACTGGACAACTGGTGTGTAGTAGTCGCCATATATGATCCGCACATTGGGGTACTTGAGCCGGAGCTTCTCTAGTGCTCTCTTGAGATGTGCATTGTGCACCCATGAGAACGTGTTGTACTGACGGATGCACCCGCTCCGGGAGCCATACTCGTGGGCTGGCATATCGAGCATGTTCAAGTACACAGGAAAGCACCCAGTGGGCATCACCCCTGGCACAATAAGATCTGCTGCCCCCTCAGCGATCAATTCCTGCACCATACATGAACAATTAAAGTTGAAAGTACATTCGATGTGACAGCGAACAAATAACTCAAAGAAGCAACCACTACCTCGACACCGTCGGAGATGCCCTGGATGACATCCGGCATGAACTTGTAGGCCTCTGTAAGGCCCTTGCCTGCAAATAGGGGTGCATTGTAGTCGTTGCCACCAAACTCGCCAACAACGAACAGCGAGTTGGCATAGAATTCCTTGCATTCTTCTGCAAAAACATCACGAGAACGAAAGGTTCACAAGCAAATTCCCAATTATTTCACAATCAACCACCTACATAGCTGCAAAGGTGGGATTTAGAAATTTACCCTTGGTGGAGTTGCAGAAGGAAGGCTTGAGATCACGGAACCACTGGATTTGGGTCATGAGGGCACCGGAGTTCCAGACGACCGCACCGAGGCCCCTAGCTTCGAAGTAGGGCGTGTCGAGCGCCGTCGCGCCGGTGATGGCGAAGTTGGCCCCGTGCTTGAAGTCCGAGTGATTGGCcttggacggcggcagcagcgaCAGCCCGAATTCTTGCGCTGCAATAACCGACCAAGCACAGGAAACCCATCAGAACCGAATCTCGGAGGAATCAAGAAAAGCAAGCAAGAAATAACCAAATCAAACCGGGCACTCACCCAGGTGGTCAATGACTAGGCGGCCGTCGGAGCACCGGCCGGTGGGTTTGCCGAAGTAGGTCTGCCCGTAAGGCAGCCTCGCGGTGGTGAGGTTGTCTGGGACGCCGTTTGCTATCAGAAGATTGCCAACATCAGCCAGTGAGTCCCCGAAGTTGAACAGCGCTCGGTActtccccttggccgccgccttAGCCGCGTCCACTTTCCCGGCCGACGCCGCGAGAAATACCGCCACGACCGCAATAGCGACGAGCGCCTCCCATCTACCCATCCGACCGCTCCTTGGGTCAGTCTACGCGGAACggaagagaggaagaagagaaggagaaggaagacgTGATGGTGGGTGGGAGTGGAAGCGAAGTGACCACGAAGCCGGCGGGCAAATTGGATAAAAATGACGTCGATGCGAAAGAAATTCACAAAATAAAGTGTGGTCATTAAGCCTTTCGGATAGCACCCGACACATCGACACTACACTACATTGCTTAGTGCCTGCCTCAGAGGCGCTACACGATTCGCCAGCGTGAAACCCCGAGGCGAGGCCGGGCCCCACCTAAATTAAATAGTGTCTAAATCAAAGGCGCTATACTATCTAGTGTAGCGCTTGGCCCAAAGACACTATACTTTCACTTACTGACCGTCGTGAACCGGCCCTCCCCCATTCCACTCATTCCTCCCAGGAATAAAGAGGGTCGGCCGCGGCTTTCTCCCTTTCCTCTCAGTCTCCTCTATAAATCCTTTCGATCGGAAGATTACCTTCATGGATTTTTGCCCCAATCCCTTCTAAAAGGTAATCTCCTTTGATCCCCTTATTTTCATCCGTAAAATTCTTCACATTTTCTCAGATTTATAAAAGTTCGGGTGGAATCCTAGTTTTGCTTGGATTCGAAATTTATATGAAAAATTTGAAATACTGTGGTGTGATTTAGGATTTGTAGATGATTTGTAATAGTTGGGGAACATGTGTGATGTTGATTTGTATTGTAAATCATGATTCCGTAGGAATTTGTATGTACATATGAAAAAAATACTCACATATGAAATTATATTAGATGATTGTTTAAATTCCTTTTAGTATCTATGTATGATTGTTGAGATGAATACATATGAAATAATGCTTGCATATAAAATAATGCATATGAAGTATGGTAGTTTGCTCATATTTTGTTAGAAACCGAAACGATGCTCACGTATGAAATAATGCTCATATATGTCTTATTGTTTGAAATATGTAGGATGGTGTGAATTCTCGATGATTACTATTATGCTGAACACCGGACCTACTTGATTACGAAGAAGAAGATGGTAATAAGCATACTAGTTGGTACTTCATAATCTGTGTTTAGTTCAAATGTATATGTCGTAGTACTCTCACTTGTATATTTGCAGAAGCTTTTAGCCTAACCTCAACATAACAAAAACCATAATCCTAACCATAACATACTAAGAAGGCTAACCCTAACAAAATGTTAAAcaatcatctcatatttccaTACACATTTCAAAATCCATGAAGAACTAGGGTTTGCCTAAACTTGCTAGACTTGAGTAAATGTGAGCATTTTTTAGAATGAAAAGGAGGGGATTAGAGGAGATTACCTTGAGAGGGAGATTGGGGTCAAAATCCACGAAGAAAACCTTCATATCTGCTCGATTTGGGAAGGGGTTtgagatggagagagagaggaaacTGCGGCCACCACCTCTCTGTTTGAATTCTCTTGGGGTGTGTGGGGGCTGGGCTAGGGATGGCCGGTCCACGACGGTTAGTAAGTCAACGTGTAGCGCCTTTGGGCTAGGCGCTACTTAACCGAGGTGAGGCCCGGTCTGGCCCCGGGGTGCCATGCTGGTGAGGCGTGTAGCGCCTGTCGGATGGGCGCCAATCAGTGTAGTGTAGCGCCGACCTTTCAGGCGCTACCCGAAAGGGTTAGCTGGGTGAAATAGTCTCGCCCACAGTTGACAGTTCCTTTTGTGAATTTCTTTCGCCTCTAGGTCATTTTTATCCATTTTGCCAAGCCGGCGAACATGTGACTATCGATTCAAAAGATAGCTATCACACTGAGAAAAGGTGTCCTACACGGTTCGACTTTCGGCCATTTCTGGCTACTTTGGTTGGGACTTGGAAGCTCGAAAATGAATGACTCCCCTACCTCGGCTGAGATCTAGACCAATAAATGATGATGACGGTGGGGATCTCATATTAGAACACGTCAGCAGCCGGCGCATCAAACCGGCCGCAAACACGTTCGGGCGGGTGGGCCGATCACTAACCGGTAATTAAACCCAACCCATCTAGGCGCCTGAAATCGGACTCAAATGCCCGGCCTATTCGGCGCCCCTCTGATACATCTTCAGTGTATCTTTAATTTTTTTGATTGTTttatgctattatattatcaatttTAGATACTTTATATGCAATTTTATaccattttttgggactaacctattaacccagtgcccagtgccaattgctattttctgcatgtttttggttttatagaaaatcaatatcaaacgaagtccaaacacggTGAAATTTTATGGTGATTTTTTTAGGACCAGAAGGGACCCTAAAAGGTTCAGGAGGAGGCCAGAAGAGTTACGAGAGAGCCACAAGCTCACACGACGCGCCCCGAGGGGGGCGCGCCACCTTAGCTTGTGGGTCCCATGCAGCCCCGTTTGACCTAATTCCAACTCTATAAATTTCCAAACCAATAGAGAGCCACCCGAAACAATTTTTCCGTCACCGCAACTTCTGTTCTTCCATGATCCaatctggaggccttttccggtactccagcggagggggaatcgatcacagagggcttctacatcatccttgttgccaaagacctacaggtccatagtgagtagctagatggcttctcatctctctctctctctccgatttTCAATACAAGTTCTCCTCGGAGATTTATTTGATATAAcattcttttgcagtgtgtttgttcgGATCTAATGAagtgtgggtttatgatcaaattATTTATTGAAAGTAATGTAGTCTTTACTAAACTTTACTAGGCATGATTATTATAGttttgtatttctctctgatctatctatttggtttggccaactagattgatttatcttcagttggagaggtgctttgtagtgggttcaatcttccGGTGTCCTCACCTCatgacagaaggggtagcgaggtacgtatttgtattgttgctactaagggtAAAACAACGGGGTTTAATCATATTGTTTGCTTTTATTCTGTCTATATTATGCCATCAT comes from Triticum urartu cultivar G1812 unplaced genomic scaffold, Tu2.1 TuUngrouped_contig_227, whole genome shotgun sequence and encodes:
- the LOC125526904 gene encoding GDSL esterase/lipase At5g45910-like, translating into MGRWEALVAIAVVAVFLAASAGKVDAAKAAAKGKYRALFNFGDSLADVGNLLIANGVPDNLTTARLPYGQTYFGKPTGRCSDGRLVIDHLAQEFGLSLLPPSKANHSDFKHGANFAITGATALDTPYFEARGLGAVVWNSGALMTQIQWFRDLKPSFCNSTKEECKEFYANSLFVVGEFGGNDYNAPLFAGKGLTEAYKFMPDVIQGISDGVEELIAEGAADLIVPGVMPTGCFPVYLNMLDMPAHEYGSRSGCIRQYNTFSWVHNAHLKRALEKLRLKYPNVRIIYGDYYTPVVQFILQPEKFGFYKQLPRACCGSPGSVAKAVYNFNVTAKCGEPGATACADPSTHWSWDGIHLTEAAYGHIARGWLYGPFADQPIVQSL